The proteins below are encoded in one region of Candidatus Methylacidithermus pantelleriae:
- a CDS encoding GIY-YIG nuclease family protein yields the protein MLKSGLFRQPGTYLFWIFLASAPKIRVGALGFQNFEPGLYVYLGSARGGLGKRLACHLKDTPRCHWHVDRLRRVGKPVSFWVFPGVLGECLWARQLCQLEVLLPSIPRFGATGCRCPTHLFFWPSQPVDEPSPLR from the coding sequence TTGCTGAAATCCGGTCTTTTTCGACAGCCGGGGACGTATCTATTCTGGATCTTTCTCGCTAGCGCTCCAAAGATCCGGGTGGGCGCTCTCGGTTTTCAGAATTTTGAGCCAGGTCTTTACGTCTACCTAGGGAGTGCTCGGGGTGGGCTGGGAAAACGCCTCGCGTGCCACTTGAAAGACACTCCCAGGTGCCACTGGCACGTGGACCGGTTACGGAGGGTCGGCAAGCCAGTGAGCTTTTGGGTTTTTCCTGGAGTGCTGGGTGAGTGCCTTTGGGCCAGGCAACTTTGTCAACTCGAGGTCCTTTTGCCTAGTATTCCCCGTTTTGGGGCGACGGGTTGTCGATGCCCGACGCATCTTTTCTTTTGGCCTAGCCAGCCAGTCGATGAACCAAGTCCCCTTCGCTAG
- a CDS encoding zinc ribbon domain-containing protein, with protein MRPLAPQGWRQLQSFVEYKASTAGIEVEYVDRTYTSQSCLRYEGLGRRSAHGFECPLSAHSEVNSSRNFGTIGEAAHWPRAAVETPDVESMGRERSAISCALQEGVRLPSRVVYGGASHEGCQKEK; from the coding sequence GTGCGCCCGTTGGCACCGCAGGGGTGGCGGCAGCTGCAGTCCTTCGTCGAGTATAAGGCAAGCACCGCGGGCATCGAGGTCGAGTACGTCGATCGAACCTACACTAGTCAGAGCTGTTTGCGGTATGAAGGTCTGGGGAGACGTTCGGCACATGGTTTCGAGTGCCCTCTCAGCGCGCACAGCGAAGTGAACTCAAGTCGGAATTTTGGCACGATTGGCGAAGCCGCGCATTGGCCAAGGGCGGCCGTAGAGACACCTGATGTTGAGAGCATGGGAAGGGAAAGGTCAGCCATATCTTGCGCTCTACAAGAAGGCGTGCGACTTCCGTCGCGGGTTGTTTACGGCGGAGCAAGTCACGAGGGGTGCCAGAAAGAGAAAT
- a CDS encoding formate--tetrahydrofolate ligase gives MDTDEKIARACRPRPIPEVAREKLGLRPEDLELHGPYMAKLSLPLLRRLESRPRGKLILVTAMSPTPFGEGKTTTAIGLVDALQRLGQRAILSLREPSVGPVFGVKGGATGGGKAQVIPREEINLNFTGDFGAIALAHNLLAALLDNHLYHGNQLEIVPWEIGWRRVVDVNDRALRQIVVGLETGSVVRRDAFDIVAASEVMAILCLARSLAELKERLGNIVVAWARGDRLVRARDLGAAGAMTALLRDAFKPNLVQTLEGNPALVHGGPFGNIAHGCSSLVATEAGLRLADYVVTEAGFGSDLGAEKFIHIKCRRGGLQPSAAVIVATLRSIKYHGGCPVGSVHQPNAKALAAGVENLHRHVQNVWDGFGLPCVVCVNRFSQDSEGELAWLQNEVKAWGVPLVTSTHWADGSAGAVDLAEAVMGLVKDRTPPQLRFVYESHWPLLRKLEAIAVRIYRASDVEVAPKARKEIERLERRGFGSLDICVAKTQYSFTADPRRVGAPEGFVLPLREVRLAAGAGFVVMICGETLTMPGLQRDPAAAQVDVDEEGNIYGIR, from the coding sequence ATGGATACAGACGAGAAAATTGCCCGCGCTTGTAGACCGAGGCCGATTCCGGAGGTAGCGCGGGAGAAACTTGGCCTTCGTCCTGAGGATCTCGAGCTTCACGGGCCTTACATGGCCAAGCTTTCCTTGCCACTTTTGCGGAGACTAGAGAGTCGGCCTCGCGGCAAGCTCATTCTTGTCACGGCCATGAGTCCCACGCCCTTTGGCGAGGGTAAAACTACAACCGCCATAGGTCTGGTTGACGCTTTGCAACGACTTGGCCAGCGCGCGATTCTTTCCCTACGAGAGCCTTCAGTAGGTCCGGTTTTTGGAGTGAAAGGAGGGGCAACCGGTGGAGGAAAAGCTCAGGTCATTCCGCGAGAGGAAATTAATCTAAACTTCACTGGGGATTTTGGTGCGATCGCTCTGGCCCATAATCTTTTGGCCGCTCTTTTGGACAACCATCTCTATCATGGAAACCAATTAGAGATCGTCCCCTGGGAAATTGGATGGCGTAGGGTCGTAGACGTAAACGACCGTGCGCTCCGGCAGATTGTCGTCGGCCTAGAGACAGGAAGCGTTGTTCGCCGCGATGCGTTTGACATCGTAGCTGCTTCAGAAGTGATGGCGATCCTCTGCTTAGCGCGGTCGCTGGCCGAACTAAAGGAACGCCTTGGGAACATTGTGGTTGCGTGGGCTCGAGGGGATCGGCTCGTTCGAGCACGCGATCTGGGTGCGGCCGGGGCCATGACGGCTTTGCTTCGGGATGCCTTCAAGCCAAACCTGGTTCAAACCTTGGAGGGAAACCCGGCTCTGGTTCACGGAGGCCCATTTGGGAACATTGCCCACGGATGTAGCTCGCTGGTCGCAACAGAGGCTGGCCTTCGGCTAGCCGATTATGTGGTAACCGAGGCAGGGTTTGGAAGTGACCTTGGGGCTGAAAAATTCATCCACATCAAATGCCGCAGAGGTGGCCTGCAACCTTCTGCAGCCGTCATTGTGGCCACGCTTCGCTCGATCAAGTATCATGGTGGTTGTCCTGTGGGGTCAGTGCACCAGCCCAATGCGAAGGCGCTAGCGGCGGGTGTGGAGAATCTGCACCGGCATGTGCAAAACGTTTGGGATGGTTTTGGGCTCCCGTGTGTCGTCTGTGTCAATCGATTCTCGCAAGACAGCGAAGGGGAACTTGCTTGGCTCCAAAACGAGGTGAAAGCCTGGGGGGTTCCGCTGGTAACGAGCACTCATTGGGCGGACGGCTCGGCCGGGGCCGTGGACCTAGCCGAAGCCGTCATGGGACTGGTCAAAGACCGAACCCCGCCTCAACTCCGATTCGTATACGAATCGCACTGGCCTCTTTTACGAAAACTAGAAGCGATCGCAGTACGGATTTATAGAGCCAGTGATGTGGAGGTTGCACCAAAAGCCAGAAAAGAAATCGAGCGATTGGAAAGAAGAGGTTTTGGCTCGCTGGATATCTGCGTGGCCAAAACCCAGTACTCTTTTACAGCCGATCCTCGACGCGTCGGCGCGCCGGAGGGGTTTGTACTTCCTCTTCGAGAAGTGCGCTTGGCCGCAGGGGCGGGGTTTGTGGTGATGATTTGCGGGGAGACTTTAACTATGCCGGGTTTGCAACGAGATCCGGCGGCTGCCCAGGTGGACGTAGATGAGGAGGGCAACATTTACGGAATCCGGTAA
- a CDS encoding transposase yields the protein MISREIQPDDINLFVGVPPGIAVADVVKLLKAITARRRFHRFVEPKKRPWGTELWSPS from the coding sequence GTGATCTCCCGGGAGATCCAGCCGGATGACATTAACCTTTTTGTGGGCGTTCCGCCTGGTATCGCCGTGGCCGATGTCGTCAAGCTGCTCAAGGCCATCACGGCCAGGCGGCGCTTCCACCGTTTCGTTGAGCCGAAGAAGCGGCCGTGGGGCACCGAGCTGTGGTCGCCGTCGTAG
- a CDS encoding phenylpyruvate tautomerase MIF-related protein: MPYVLIQTDVKLDPVHQKQALNKISQRVAKTLGKPAKYMMCALAPLEAISFGETEGKSAFVEVMAIGLPREKIQELATGICELVAESFCLEPSRVYVVFRDVLATHWAWNGKTFG, encoded by the coding sequence ATGCCTTACGTACTCATCCAGACCGACGTAAAACTCGATCCAGTCCACCAGAAGCAAGCCTTGAACAAAATATCGCAACGGGTTGCGAAAACCCTCGGAAAACCGGCCAAGTATATGATGTGTGCCTTAGCGCCGCTAGAAGCCATTTCCTTTGGGGAGACGGAAGGAAAAAGCGCTTTTGTGGAAGTTATGGCGATCGGTCTTCCCAGAGAAAAGATTCAAGAACTGGCAACCGGCATTTGCGAGTTGGTCGCTGAGTCGTTTTGCTTGGAGCCTTCGCGAGTATACGTGGTTTTTCGAGACGTTTTGGCGACCCATTGGGCGTGGAACGGAAAAACCTTTGGATGA